The region TAGGACTTGTTGGAAAAATTTTAAATAAATCAAGAATATATACAAAAATATAAAGAAGTGCAAAAAGAGTACTCATTACAACAGAATATCTCTTTTTCTTAATAATTAAAAAAGCAACAACAAAGCTTAACAGTCCTAATGCAGTAAGAAAAATATTAAATAAAGTTAGAGTTGTTTCACTATAGTGAGAGAAGTCTCTTGTTTCTATTGGACCACCTGGAACTAAAATTGTTAGTAAAATAGATAAAGAAACAAGTAAAAATGCAATAATATAATGAATATTTTTTGAAAGCATAAATAACCTTTGTAAATATAAAATAGCAAAAATATTTTACTCAAATGGATGTTTTATGAAGATTAAAATAGTCATCTTAAACTAAAACAATAAATGAATTAAATTATTTTTATAAAAAATCTTAATTTAATTATGAGAATAAATAGCATAGAATACTGATTAAATACATTTTAGGCTTTAATTAATGAAACAAATTATTAAAACAATTACCGAAATTGGTATAACTGATGATACTGACCATTGGTTATCAGGCAAAATTAAACTTGTAAATATTATCTCTTTAGTAAATTTTATTTTTATATTAAGTATGATATTTCTTGATTTACTTTTAAATAAAACATATAATTTATCTATTATTCTTTTAATTATCAGTTTTATTATGTTTATCCCATATTATTTAAATTATAAAAAAAAATATATAGCTTCTAGAATTGCTTTTTTATCATTAGCATATATATCGATTTGTTCTTTAGCTGTACTTTTTGGAAAAGAGTTTAATTTTCAATACTATTTAGTTCCTGGTGTGGGGATGTCATTAATATTTTTCAGAGATGAAATAGGTAATAAAAAATGGATATTTACTTTTTTGGGAATACCTTTATGGATTTTTCTTGAAATTTGGTTTGTATTATATTCTCCTATTATTTCAGTGGGGAAATATATTGAAGTAATACCATATTTTAGCACTTTATTAATATTTTTGACAGCAATTTTGATGTTTGGTACATTTACGCATGAGAGTGGTAAACATCTAAAAAATATATCAAATATGAATAAAAAACTTAAAAAATTAGCCAATATTGATCCTTTGACAAAACTTTATAATAGACGTTTTATGGATGAAAAAATAAATTATTTCTTCAATTTATCAAAACGTAATAATGGGTTTTTAGCAATGTGTATTTTTGATATAGACTTTTTTAAAAAGGTTAATGATACTTATGGACATGATGCTGGAGACAAAGTTTTACAAACAGTTTCAAAACTTGCAAAGGAAAATTTTAGAGAAACTGATTTTGTAGGAAGAATTGGTGGAGAAGAGTTTTGTGTAATTTTTACGTATGGAAATATAAATTCAGTAAAAGATGCAATAGAAAGATTTAGAAAAATTATTGAAAACAATAGATTAAAATATGAGAAAAATGAAATAAAAACTACAGCAAGTTTTGGAATAAGTTATTTAACAAGTGATATAAAAACACAAGAACAATTATATAAAAATGCAGATAGTGCTTTATATGAAGCAAAAAATACGGGGAGAAATAAGATTGTAGATGCAATATAAATTTTAAAACTTTGATTTAAGAGAATAAATCATATAATCATTATTATACTTAAAAGGCAAAAAATATGAATATTTTACTCTAATTCAAGGGTAAAATCTAATCTTATCCTTGATTCAAATGTTACAAAATCAAGGAATTTTATGAAACAACTACAAATAAATAAATTAACATTTAAATATTCAAATACAACTATCTTTTTTGATATTTCATTAAACTTTTCTCCTTTATGGACAGGTATTGTGGGAGTAAATGGTTCAGGTAAAACAACTCTTTTAAAACTTATTTCAAAAGATGAAAAAGTACAAAGTGGAACAATTAGCGGAAATGATTTGGTCTATTATTGTGCACAAACATTAGAAAAGAAGCCAAAAGGTTTTGATGAGTTTATTTATACATACAATACTAATACATTTAGATTAAAACAACTATTAAAAATAGAAGATGAATGGTTTTATAGGTGGAATACACTTAGCTTTGGAGAAAGAAAGAGGATTCAAATTGCAATAGCACTTTTTCATACACCTGATATTCTTTTATTGGATGAACCAACAAATCATTTAGATATTTCTAATAAAAATATTGTGTTAAAGGCTTTAAAAAGTTTTTCTGGAATTGGTATTATAGTAAGCCATGATAGAGAAGTGTTAAATATCTTATGTAAAAATACAGTAATAATAAAAGATAAAAAGGTTTATAGTTATAAAAGTTCTTTTAACACAGCTATAAAAGAGTTAAAAGAGTATGAAATGTATTTACAAAAACAAAATAAAAATATTAATACGCAAATAAAAAAACTAGAAAAAAATATAACTATACAAAAACAAAAAGTTTTAGAATCAAAAGAGCGTTTATCAAAAAAAAGTATTAATTCAAAAGATAAAAGTTTGAAAGAAAAAATAAATTTAGCAAAACTAACAGGAAAAGATAAATACAATTCAAGATTAGTAAATACTTTTACTAAGAAATTAAGTGAAACAAATTCAAAAAAGAATTATTTATCAAAAGAGTATGATAAAGGAATTGTAATAAATGAAAAATCAAACAATTCAAAGAAGTTTAATTTATGTTTGGAAGAAGGAAAGGTAAAACTCTCAAATGAAAAAATACTCTATTATCCAAATCTTTCAATAAATCATAATGATAAAATTGCAATAGTAGGGGATAATGGAGTAGGTAAAAGTACTTTTTTAAAATATATTATTTCAAATTTACCAGAAAAGCATAAGTACTTATATCTACCCCAAGAGATAAATAAAAATCAAATTAATAAATTTTTTAATGAATTAAATAGTTTGAATAATGAAAAGAAAGGTAGGCTTTTTACCTTAGTTCAAAGATTATCTTCAAATCCAAAAAATTTATTAGATACAGCAACTTCAAGCCCAGGAGAAATAAAAAAACTTTTTATAGCAAAAGCTTTATTAGATGATATAAGCCTGATAATTTTAGATGAACCAACAAATCATATGGACATCGATTCAATTGTAACTTTAGAAAGAGCATTAAAAGATTATAAAAATACTCTTATATTTGTTAGTCATGATATGCAATTTATAAAAAATATATTTGCGAAAGTATGGTTTATAAAAGAAGTAGAGATAAATAAATTTGTATTAGAATGAATTTTTATTTAAAAATTTTTTTGCTTGTATTTCACTAAGCCCAGATTTTGAGCACGCAATTTCAAAAGTTTCCTCTGCTACTATAAGCCTTTGAAACACTTTATATTTATATTTGTTTGTTAGAATATACATTCTTTTCCTTTTTTTGTTTGATATATTAAACTATTGAATAGTCGGAGTTTGTTGTGTTTAAGAATTGAATTTTAATAAAATAGAGTAGATATAAAATCAATAAATTATATTGTATAATTTATTGAACTTTATATATTTTTTTATGATAAGTAAAAAGTTTTAGATAACTTCTACATTTTGTGCAAAGTCACCTTTTGCATTATTTCCAATTACAAAACTAACTTTTTGATTCTCATCTAGAGATACTTTTCCATATCCTGTATGATTAATTTCTCTATAATGAACAAAAATATCTTTAGTTCCATCTTCTAATTGGATAAATCCAAAACCTTTTTCGCTATTGAACCATTTTACAGTTCCGTTGTATCTATTTGACATAGAAATCCTTTTAAATAATCTCTTCATTTATGAAGTTTTAGTAAAGTTGACCAGATTTAATATTTTGAGAGTAATGTATTAATTTGTAGTGTTAATAAAAAAGCTAACAATGTATAAGTACTAATTTTCTTTAAGTAAACGCAGTCTACCTGAAAAAAATAAAAAAAGCAAGTTTTTATCAAAGATTTTAATTAAATTTACAAATATCCCAAATTTTCTTAAATATATCCATTGCTTCATTGATCTGATTTTCTTTTAAACCACCAAATCCCATTGATATTACTTGTTCATTTTGTGTTAGTTGTCTTGTGTATATTTTTAGATACTCTTTTTTGCATTCATTTTGGAATCTATTTAAATCAATATTTACTAAAGGTTTTATCAATATATTTAATCCACTTCCATCTCTTAAGATTTCTACATCATTTTTTAATAAACTAGTTATCTTCGTTTTTAAAATATCATGTTTCTTTTTATTTTGAGTTCTTACTTTTCTTAAGTGTCTATCCCAAAATCCCTCTTTCATAAATAGTGCTAAGGTTTTTTGTATATCTATAGGAATATTAGAGAAAGGATAATCAAACTCTTTTTTATATCTTTCAAGTAATTTATTTGGTAAAACTAAATATGCAATTCTAATTGAGGGTGAAAGGGATTTTGAGAATGTACCTGTATAGATTACTTGCTGGTTATTGTTTATCCCTTGCATAGCTGGAATTGGTCTATTGTTGTAACTAAGTTCACTATCATAGTCATCTTCAACTATATAAGAGTTGTTTTCTTTTGCCCAGTTTATAATTTCAATTCTCTTTGCAATAGGAGTAGTTATTCCAAAAAAGTATTGATGTGAAGGAGTTAGGTAGAGTAAGTTTGCTTTTGATTTCTTTAAACTATTTAAATTTATACCATATTTACCTACTGGTATCTCTTCTATTTTAAAATTGTGTTGTTCAAAAACTTTTCTTGCAACCCTATAACTTGGTGTTTCAAAAGCTATACTTTTTATATCTTTTTTCAAAATTGTTGAGATTAAAAACATAGAATCAGCAAAACCACTTGTTAATACAATATTTTCAATATTACAGTTAACATCTCTTGACTTTGCTAAATATTTAGAAATCTCTTCTCTTAATTCAAAATCACCCTGTCTATCATGGTATATACCCATATTTAAATCACTCTTTAATATTTTGTTATAGAGTCTTAACCACGTTTTTTTAGGAAAAGTATCATCACTCAGGCATGCTGGATAAAAATCATATTTGATTATATCTTCACACAAGTTATTGTTTAATATTTCATTATCTTCTTTTTTAAAGTTTTCATATAAATCTTCACTAACAAAATATCCACTTTGTGGAATACTTTCAATATAACCCTCAGCATATAGTTGATTATAAGCAGTTTGGACAGTATTTTTGCTAATTTTATATTCTAAAGTCATTTTTCTTATTGAAGGAAGTTTTTCACCTGCTTTTAGATTGTTTTTTATGTCATCTTTTATTGCTTCATATAGTTGAATATAAATTGGTTTTTCTATATTTTGATCTATTTTATACATAAACTGTCCCTATAAAATTTTTATAATTTGTATCTTGTGAGAAGTACAATTTAGTGTTATACTAACACATCTTTTTTAAAATAACAAAATAAGGAGTTAAAATGAAAGCTCAAGTAAGAATAAAAGATAAAAATATAATTGTAAAATTATTAGAAGATGTTGAATACGGAACTCTTGCTTTATCTAAAAACAATATTCCATATAGTTTACCAATAAATTTTGTATATGCAGAAGATACTATATATTTTCATGGGGCTAAAAAAGGTAAGAAAAAAGATTTTATGAGTGATAATAATTTAGCTTCATTTTCTGTTGTTGAACCATTTTCTCTTATTCAGTCTTATTTTAGTAGTAAAGATAATTTAGCTTGTCCAGCAACACACTTTTTTAAATCTGTCATTTGTGATGGAGAGATTGTATTTGTTGATGAGTATGAAGAAAAAGTAAAAGCATTATCCTTGTTGATGAAAAAGTTACAACCTGAAGGGAAATATATTCCATTAGATGATAAAATATATTTAAATATGATAAATGCGACTGAAGTATTTAAATTAAAAATAAAAAATATTGAGGGTAAATTAAAACTAGGTCAAAACTTGCCTAAAGATAGATTCAATATGATTTTAGAATATCTTGAAAATAGAGGTTTTGATTTAGATAAAGAAACAATTACACAGATGAAGGAGTATAGATGATTGAATGTAGATTAGCAAAATTAGAAGATATAGAACAAATTTTAAAACTTCATGCAAGATATCAAGTAGATACAATAAATGAAGATGATAAAAAAGATGGATTTATTACTACAGCGTTTACAAAAGAGCAGTTAACAGCTCTAATAGAAGATGAACAAGGTTTATTCGTCGCAATAAAAGATGGAGAGATAGTAGCTTATGTTATGGCAGCATCTTGGAAATTTTGGTCTGCATGGCCTATGTTTGTTCATATGATAAAAGATTTATCAAATGTAAAATTTAAAGGAATAACTTTAACAGTAGATAATTCATATCAATATGGTCCCGTTTGTGTTGATAAAAGTGTAAGAAGTAGTGGAGTATTAGAAAAGATATTTGATTTTGCAAGAGAAGAGATGTCAAAGAAGTATCCAATACTTGTTACATTTATAAATAAAATAAACCCTAGGTCTTATGAAGCACACACTAGAAAATTAGGTTTAGAAGTTGTAAAAGAGTTTGAATTTAACAATAATCAATATTATGAATTGTGTTATGACACATCAAAACCTTTATAAAATAAAATGAATATAAATTTACAAGCACATTTATTAGTTTTTGTTGCAACATTTCTAATAGCTTTATCTTTTATTGTTTCAGGAAAACTATCAGGAGTTATTGATCCAATATCTTTAACTCTTTGTAGGTTTGTTATAGCAGTTATTGTATTAGCACCTTTTATTCTTTTAAAAACAAAATTTAGAATTAATGTTAAAAAAAGTTTTTCAAAGGGCTTAAAAATAAGTCTTTTTTATTCTTTATATTTTATTTTGTTGTTTAAAGCTTTAGAGGATACAACTGCTTTAAATACTGCAACACTTTTTACTTTAGTTCCTTTATTAACTGCTATTATCTCTATTTTTGCATTTAAACAAAAATTATCTATAAAAAAAATATTTGTTTATATTATAGGTATCTTTGGTACTTCAATAGTTATTTTTAACGGTGATTTACAGTTATTTATAGAATTTAGCCTAAATAAAGGTGATACACTATTTTTTATAGCAATTATATCAATGGCTTTATACTCAATTAGTGTTAAATATTTTTCAACAAATGATGATATTCCACTTGTTTTGACTTTTACAACATTACTAGGTGGTATCTTTTGGATGACATTGACATTATTATTTTTAGATATCCCATTAGAATGGGATAAATTAAAGGGTGAATATTTTTATTATATCTTATATTTAAGTATAGCAGCTACACTTTTTACTGTTTTTTTATATCAAAAAGCCACTATTATAATTGGACCAAATAAAGTGATGGCTTATGTTTATATAAATCCAGTAATAGTTTTAATAATGAATCTTTTTTATGATAAAGAGATTAGTAATATTTACGTTGTATTAGGCTGCTTAATCTCCTCTACAGCTACATATTTTTTATTAAGAAAGTAAGCTTATTTGTTTATAATATAAAAATTATTAAAATAAAAAATAAAAAATTTAGGTGTTTAGTGTGAACAAAAATATTGAAAAGCTAAAAGATTTAGAAGCTGAGTTTTTAGAAAGTTATCCTAAAGGTTTCAATGATGAAGAGATTTTAAAAATTATAAAACGATTTAAATCTGAAAAATTTGAAGAAGAGGTGAGAACTTTATTTGAAAAGAATAATTTTTCAAATCCAGATATTATATGTAATAACTTTTTAAAAATTATTTCAAAATCTCCTTTAATCTCACTATTTGAAAAACCTAAATTAAGGGATGCAATAAACCAAATGGGTATGTATGAAAAAGATATGCTTTCTATATCTATTTATGATTTTTTATATGGTAGTAAAAAAAATGCAATAGAGACTATGGTTGAAATTTTATCAAAATATAGATTAGCTAAGTGGACTATAATAACCCTTATCCCTTATTACTTTTATAGAAAGAAAGAGTATTTTATTAAACCAACAACTACAAAAAATATTTTAAAATATTTTGAAGTTGAAAATATTATTTATAAACCAACGCCCACATATGAGTTTTATAAAGAATATAAAAAGTTCTTAAATAGTTTGAAAAAAGAAGCTAGTAAAACACTAACAAAAGATAATGCGGGTTTTACAGGCTTTTTAAAAATGACTTTAGAAAGTTAGAATGTCAATATTTATTAAAATAAGTGAAAACGAATATATAAAAGAAGCCAAAATAGAAGATGCTTTAAGTCTAAGTAGGCTTTCAAGTAGTTTAGAAGCATACTTATTTGATGAAAAGATGCCAAAATGGTTTAAAAATGAGCTATCAGTTAAAAGTTTTAAAGAGAGAATAAATAGTAAAAATTTCATCCATTATCTTTATATAAAAGATCAAAAATTAGTTGGTTTTATATCAATTAAAAACAAAAATCATCTATTTCATTTATTTGTTGATAAAAACTTTCATAAACAAGGTATTGCAAGGAAATTGTGGAATTGTGTTTGTGAAAATATTGATACAAATAATATGGAAGTAAATGCCTCTTTATATGCCATAAAAGCTTATGAATCCTTAGGATTTGAAATTTGTGATAAAGAAAAATTTTATTTAGAATTAAAATTTCAGCCAATGATTTATTCCAATTTAAACAAAACATGCAATAAAATTTTGAATAATAAAAATAATTAAATATAATTGTAATTACAATTATATTAGTTATTTTAAAAGGATTAGTATGTATAAAGTTGACCATATTATGATTGAATCTTCAAATCCTAAAGAGACAGTAAATGCTTTGATAGAAAAAATGAACTTGCCTATTGCTTGGGATTTAATAGAAACAGAAAACTATAAAAGCATGGGAATAAATTTTGGAGATATAAACTTTGAATTTATAGATTTTAAAAAAAGGTTTGGAAAAGAAAATAAATCATATAAAGGATTTAGTGGAATAGCCTTTAGAATTGATGGAGAAATTGAAGAAGCTCTTACTACTCTTCAAGAACAAAATCTAAAATATAAAATTGCAGAAGAAACAAAAAATTATACAACTATAACTATAGAAGAGGATAATGTGTTTCCTACAATGTTTTTAGTTAAATATCATTTTGATATTAATCCTTGGCACTTAAAACTAAAAGAAGATTTTAAAAGTTGTAATGGTGGCAAATTTAAAATAGATAAATTTATTTCTATTAACCTAGACAAACAAGAAAAAGTTTTAGATAAATTTGAGAATGTTAAAATAAAAGAAAAAAATAGTAGTATAGTATTTTCATCAAATGATTATAAGAGTGAACCTATTATTTTAAGAGAATTAATAGAAAATTTAGAGATAGTATTACTATAGTTTTAACTATTTAATTTTTAAATAAAAGAAGAGAATAGGTTCTCTTCTTTATTTCTGGTCTACACTATATCTTCCTGCACCTAAGCACATTAAAGCAATTGCTCCTAACATAAATAATAAAGGAGTTTCTATTACTAGACCACCAGATCTGCCTAAATCAAATATATGAGATGAATGTGCTAAATAAATTGCAAATCCCATAGTAAAAGCAAAAATAAAGCTACTAATTCTTGTATATAAACCAATGATTATAAGTATAGGTACAATAATTTCACCAACATAAACACCATATGCCAAAAATTCAGGGAATCCATTTTTTGATACTAAACCTTGAATACCATTAATTCCTGTTACATATTTATTATAACCATGAAAAAGCATTAAAATACCAAGGGTTAGTCTTAATATAAGTTTCCCAAGATTGTCACTTAAAACTCTACCTAAGAAGTTTTCAAACGTCCTCATAAATCCTCCTATAATGTACTAGTCAAAATGATACTTTATTTTCTCTTTGAAAATGATTATTAATGACTATTCAATATATCTTCTATAATTTATAATATCTTCTACACTCAATAATGGCATATCAAATTTTTTTGCAAAATTTGTTATATCTTCATCTTTTGCCATTGTTCCATCAGGGTTTGTGAGTTCACATAAAACTGCAACTGGTTCAAGCTTTGCTAATTTCATTAAATCAATACTAGCTTCAGTATGTCCTTGTCTCTCTAATACTCCACCATCTCTTGCTTTTAGTGGAAAAATATGACCAGGTGAAACTATGTGATTTATTCCATCATCTTTAATAGCTGCTTTAATTGTGGTAATTCTATCTTTTGCACTAACACCAGTAGTAACATCTTCTTTTGCTTCTATTGTAATAGTAAAAGGAGTTTGAAATTTTGAATTATTTGCTTTTACCATCATTGGTAATTGCAATTCTTCAACTTTTTGTGAAGTTAAACATAAACAAACAATACCACTGCATTCTCTAATTAATGTGGCCATCTGTTCTTCTGTGATAGTATTTGCACAAAATATTAAATCTGCTTCATTCTCTCTATTTTTATCGTCAGTTACTACAACACCTTTTCCATTTTGAAGCGCTTTTATAGCATTTTGAATATTTGTTTTAAAATCCCAATTTAAGATTTTTTGATTCATTAGCTAATCCTTTTATTGAATTTAACTTATTGAATCAGGGCTGATATATTTAAGTAATACAAACCTAATTAGTTTGACAGTAGTAAAACTTTTTATATTCTCTTTCATCCAGACTTTAACTGTTGGTTTTGGATTTTCACCAAATCTGCTTGACCTTTATAAAAATATAAAGCGCTCGTGGACTTCTATAAAGTTATAGTTACCACCAGTAAGGAATTTCACCTTGCCCTGAGAAATAAATTTGTGAAATGTTAACTAATAAAACCTTATAAAATGAAAAAATGAATCTTTTTGTAGCTTTATTAACCAAGCTTTAGTAATTTAACTTATGTTATAATTGCAAGCTAAAATAAATTTAAAGGAAACCAATGGAGCAACTACCAAATTGTCCAAAATGTAATAGTGAATATACTTATGAAGATGGAAGTTTATTAATCTGTCCAGAATGTGCATACGAGTGGTCAAAAGATGCAGTTGATACTGAAGATGAAGATACTTTAGTTGTAAAAGATGCAAATGGAACAATTTTAAATGATGG is a window of Halarcobacter sp. DNA encoding:
- a CDS encoding PLP-dependent aminotransferase family protein: MYKIDQNIEKPIYIQLYEAIKDDIKNNLKAGEKLPSIRKMTLEYKISKNTVQTAYNQLYAEGYIESIPQSGYFVSEDLYENFKKEDNEILNNNLCEDIIKYDFYPACLSDDTFPKKTWLRLYNKILKSDLNMGIYHDRQGDFELREEISKYLAKSRDVNCNIENIVLTSGFADSMFLISTILKKDIKSIAFETPSYRVARKVFEQHNFKIEEIPVGKYGINLNSLKKSKANLLYLTPSHQYFFGITTPIAKRIEIINWAKENNSYIVEDDYDSELSYNNRPIPAMQGINNNQQVIYTGTFSKSLSPSIRIAYLVLPNKLLERYKKEFDYPFSNIPIDIQKTLALFMKEGFWDRHLRKVRTQNKKKHDILKTKITSLLKNDVEILRDGSGLNILIKPLVNIDLNRFQNECKKEYLKIYTRQLTQNEQVISMGFGGLKENQINEAMDIFKKIWDICKFN
- a CDS encoding ATP-binding cassette domain-containing protein; this encodes MKQLQINKLTFKYSNTTIFFDISLNFSPLWTGIVGVNGSGKTTLLKLISKDEKVQSGTISGNDLVYYCAQTLEKKPKGFDEFIYTYNTNTFRLKQLLKIEDEWFYRWNTLSFGERKRIQIAIALFHTPDILLLDEPTNHLDISNKNIVLKALKSFSGIGIIVSHDREVLNILCKNTVIIKDKKVYSYKSSFNTAIKELKEYEMYLQKQNKNINTQIKKLEKNITIQKQKVLESKERLSKKSINSKDKSLKEKINLAKLTGKDKYNSRLVNTFTKKLSETNSKKNYLSKEYDKGIVINEKSNNSKKFNLCLEEGKVKLSNEKILYYPNLSINHNDKIAIVGDNGVGKSTFLKYIISNLPEKHKYLYLPQEINKNQINKFFNELNSLNNEKKGRLFTLVQRLSSNPKNLLDTATSSPGEIKKLFIAKALLDDISLIILDEPTNHMDIDSIVTLERALKDYKNTLIFVSHDMQFIKNIFAKVWFIKEVEINKFVLE
- the ribB gene encoding 3,4-dihydroxy-2-butanone-4-phosphate synthase gives rise to the protein MNQKILNWDFKTNIQNAIKALQNGKGVVVTDDKNRENEADLIFCANTITEEQMATLIRECSGIVCLCLTSQKVEELQLPMMVKANNSKFQTPFTITIEAKEDVTTGVSAKDRITTIKAAIKDDGINHIVSPGHIFPLKARDGGVLERQGHTEASIDLMKLAKLEPVAVLCELTNPDGTMAKDEDITNFAKKFDMPLLSVEDIINYRRYIE
- a CDS encoding pyridoxamine 5'-phosphate oxidase family protein; its protein translation is MKAQVRIKDKNIIVKLLEDVEYGTLALSKNNIPYSLPINFVYAEDTIYFHGAKKGKKKDFMSDNNLASFSVVEPFSLIQSYFSSKDNLACPATHFFKSVICDGEIVFVDEYEEKVKALSLLMKKLQPEGKYIPLDDKIYLNMINATEVFKLKIKNIEGKLKLGQNLPKDRFNMILEYLENRGFDLDKETITQMKEYR
- a CDS encoding GNAT family acetyltransferase — its product is MIECRLAKLEDIEQILKLHARYQVDTINEDDKKDGFITTAFTKEQLTALIEDEQGLFVAIKDGEIVAYVMAASWKFWSAWPMFVHMIKDLSNVKFKGITLTVDNSYQYGPVCVDKSVRSSGVLEKIFDFAREEMSKKYPILVTFINKINPRSYEAHTRKLGLEVVKEFEFNNNQYYELCYDTSKPL
- a CDS encoding GNAT family N-acetyltransferase → MSIFIKISENEYIKEAKIEDALSLSRLSSSLEAYLFDEKMPKWFKNELSVKSFKERINSKNFIHYLYIKDQKLVGFISIKNKNHLFHLFVDKNFHKQGIARKLWNCVCENIDTNNMEVNASLYAIKAYESLGFEICDKEKFYLELKFQPMIYSNLNKTCNKILNNKNN
- a CDS encoding GGDEF domain-containing protein, which codes for MKQIIKTITEIGITDDTDHWLSGKIKLVNIISLVNFIFILSMIFLDLLLNKTYNLSIILLIISFIMFIPYYLNYKKKYIASRIAFLSLAYISICSLAVLFGKEFNFQYYLVPGVGMSLIFFRDEIGNKKWIFTFLGIPLWIFLEIWFVLYSPIISVGKYIEVIPYFSTLLIFLTAILMFGTFTHESGKHLKNISNMNKKLKKLANIDPLTKLYNRRFMDEKINYFFNLSKRNNGFLAMCIFDIDFFKKVNDTYGHDAGDKVLQTVSKLAKENFRETDFVGRIGGEEFCVIFTYGNINSVKDAIERFRKIIENNRLKYEKNEIKTTASFGISYLTSDIKTQEQLYKNADSALYEAKNTGRNKIVDAI
- a CDS encoding cold-shock protein; this translates as MSNRYNGTVKWFNSEKGFGFIQLEDGTKDIFVHYREINHTGYGKVSLDENQKVSFVIGNNAKGDFAQNVEVI
- a CDS encoding DMT family transporter encodes the protein MNINLQAHLLVFVATFLIALSFIVSGKLSGVIDPISLTLCRFVIAVIVLAPFILLKTKFRINVKKSFSKGLKISLFYSLYFILLFKALEDTTALNTATLFTLVPLLTAIISIFAFKQKLSIKKIFVYIIGIFGTSIVIFNGDLQLFIEFSLNKGDTLFFIAIISMALYSISVKYFSTNDDIPLVLTFTTLLGGIFWMTLTLLFLDIPLEWDKLKGEYFYYILYLSIAATLFTVFLYQKATIIIGPNKVMAYVYINPVIVLIMNLFYDKEISNIYVVLGCLISSTATYFLLRK
- a CDS encoding DoxX family protein — its product is MRTFENFLGRVLSDNLGKLILRLTLGILMLFHGYNKYVTGINGIQGLVSKNGFPEFLAYGVYVGEIIVPILIIIGLYTRISSFIFAFTMGFAIYLAHSSHIFDLGRSGGLVIETPLLFMLGAIALMCLGAGRYSVDQK